CTTTATATGGACACATTACTGTACTTGCGTATACAGAGATACAAATTAGATATATTCGAACACAATGAGAACGTCACGCAAGAATCGACGACGCACAAGACGTTAGTGGCTCTTCGTGATTATGAAGATGAAACTTGGATACCGTGCACCATAAACCCTTTATGCCACCCGACCGTGAAAGCGCTGATGGTCGATCACGTAAACCATTATATATACGGGCCACTGTGCTCGATACTCGACCTGGCGCTGGGCATATCCgagaaaatgttatttttaacgcCAAACATGATATCGTTCTCACATGTTGTTATCGCTTTAATAGGCGCAAAGCTACTGACCTGTCAGAATTTGGCTGCCCGGCGCATTGGCATAGTTTTATTCCAAATACGAATGTTCTTGGATGACTTGGACGGTCACGTTGCGAGGGAGAGAAAGCACATAAAGGGTGAACGATCGGAAGTCGGCACGCTGGGCTACTGGGTTGATGGTATTTGCGATTTAGTGGGTGTTATATTCATGATGGTGGGCATATTGCTCTATCTGAAGAACAATCCGCCCAGAAGGGGCTACAAGGGCACCCCAGTGAGCACCCTGCCCTATCACCAGTTGAAGGAAATAAACTCGAGCGAGGACATTGAGAAGGATCACACGACTGAAGGTATTTCGTACAAAACCAAAGTGTCCTTCCAGAGGATCGTCCAGGTGATCGGGCTGTTCTCTGGCCAAATGGTTCTATCGTCTTTAGCCTGGAATAGATATATAGACTTATACCAAACTATGCTTGAGAATAGCACAGACTATGATGTGTTCAGACGCGAAGCGGCGTTTAAATCAAGCAAGTTCTTTATCGCGACCGGCGTTTGGAGGGTGGTTAATCCGCACAGTTATTTACACCTGCTCTCGTTGGCCGTGTTCTGTGATAAGACGTGGGGATTCTTGAAGGCTGTTCACTACAGTGGGTATATAGGTCTGGTGGTGACTGCCGCTGCGTCGGAGTATCTGGTGGAAAATATTCGGGCGTTTGTCGTTAACGGCATGGAGGTGTGAGGCAGTTAGGAAGTGTTCGGTTCCAATACGACATACGTCCATGGTAGGAAGTCCGTCAGGATACGGAGTCTCAGGTAGATATTAATGAAAGAACTGCTCTATTCGCCTTGCCTGTGCGCGGTTCTCGTATAATATATGCTGTTACGATCTTGACGTGgccatattttaataaattattaatgagttATGAATTTCCTTGCATTGTTGTTATGATTGTAAAAACACACAACAGCGATGTATTGACACCTACTTgtcaaaataacttataaaaaaatatcaatataaatgttgGCAATGATATTCGTTTAAACATTTTAGTGGGGTCATGGCCTCTCCCGCTTTTTTctaaagtgtatttttaattatctgtctCGCGCAATAACGATAATTCGTAATTgcgttccaaattcaaatctATATCAATGCAGAGGCTTGTACGTACAAATGGAAGTTAAATATAACTGTCTCGTAAATTTTAGAGCGAAAGAAAGAGACGGCGAAACTTTTACTTCgtccatattaaaaaaaaaatgagtttCTAATATGTCAAGTCGATGTCAATGATCGTTGTTGAACTAGaactcaaattaatatttaaaaaaaaaatattgtgatattgTCCGTAGAAATCCGTTGTGCCAACACAATggaatgtatattttgataaaactgtaataatatGACGACTGATTTTCGTAGAATGGTACTATTTGTGAGGCAAATGTTGTATGCGCTTGGcaattttaaatcttacaTCGGTATGTAAGAAAGTCGCCGTTCGTTACGCTGTTTATAAGAgcggctgaaccgatttggatgaaatttgctatAGTGATAGTTTGCGACCCAAGAAGGTACGTAGCATAGGACGGGTCTGTCTATCTTTTCTTTCCActgcgcgggcgaagccgcgggcggaaaactagtaggtatataataaaaatcaatacgatatttaatgaaaaaaggaaaaaagattaataaataaatgttcctGCGTTAtcttttgatataatatatttaaaattgattattatcagaaataaatttttcatatagatGTTATGAATGATTTATCGGCCAAAAATGTTTGTTGGTGGTAATATCTGAAACTACTCaactgatattaaaaattacattacagATACAATCCCATTACTCCATCTTACTTCTTAACGCGAATGTTTGTGACTGttgatgtgtgtttgttattctttcacgtgATAATCACTGAACGTCTTTTGATGAGACTTGGCTGTGACGTAGCTAATGTACTAAAGACGTGAGTTATAGAAACACTCGCCTTTGCGCGCCGATTATCCGCGCGTGTCACATAGTTATTTGTATGATTACTAGACGTTCGTTCCGGgttcgcccggatatcaagattcctattttatcccaagggaacattttatcggaataaaaatcCTGACAATGCTATCACACAAGTCAACTCATTCTCTGTCTGtctaccaaattttatcaaagtccgttcagtagtttcagcgtgattgtcggacaaacatccaaacaaacaaactttgtcatttataatattaaattgtgattATATGACCCGCCAAATGCTCTGATAGGACCTTTTATGACAGgggtataaaaatagtacGACCTTCCCTCAAGCTTAccgaatatgtaaatatttatga
Above is a window of Zerene cesonia ecotype Mississippi chromosome 22, Zerene_cesonia_1.1, whole genome shotgun sequence DNA encoding:
- the LOC119835982 gene encoding ceramide phosphoethanolamine synthase — its product is MIKMMWPSSQASKILTLLLFIVVIYCLYMDTLLYLRIQRYKLDIFEHNENVTQESTTHKTLVALRDYEDETWIPCTINPLCHPTVKALMVDHVNHYIYGPLCSILDLALGISEKMLFLTPNMISFSHVVIALIGAKLLTCQNLAARRIGIVLFQIRMFLDDLDGHVARERKHIKGERSEVGTLGYWVDGICDLVGVIFMMVGILLYLKNNPPRRGYKGTPVSTLPYHQLKEINSSEDIEKDHTTEGISYKTKVSFQRIVQVIGLFSGQMVLSSLAWNRYIDLYQTMLENSTDYDVFRREAAFKSSKFFIATGVWRVVNPHSYLHLLSLAVFCDKTWGFLKAVHYSGYIGLVVTAAASEYLVENIRAFVVNGMEV